In Panthera tigris isolate Pti1 chromosome C1, P.tigris_Pti1_mat1.1, whole genome shotgun sequence, the following proteins share a genomic window:
- the AMIGO1 gene encoding amphoterin-induced protein 1: MQPQRDPRGLWLLLLSLFLLLFEVARAARPVVSCPAACLCASNILSCSKQQLPNVPHSLPSYTALLDLSHNNLSRLRAEWTPTRLIHLQSLLLSHNHLNFISSEAFSPVPNLRYLDLSSNQLRTLDEFLFSELQALEVLLLYNNHIMAVDRCAFDDMTQLQKLYLSQNQISRFPLELVKEGAKLPKLTLLDLSSNKLKNLPLPDLQKLPAWVKNGLYLHNNPLHCDCELYQLFSHWQYRQLSSVMDFQEDLYCMSSKKLHNVFNLSFLNCSEYKERAWEAHLGDTLTIKCDTKQQGMTKVWVTPSNERVLDEVANSTVTVSKDGSLHFQQVQVEDGGVYTCYAMGEAFNETLSVELKVYNFTLHGHHDTLNTAYTTLVGCILSVVLVLIYLYLTPCRCWCRGVEKPSSHQGDSLSSSMLSTTPNHDPMAGGDKDDGFDRRVAFLEPAGPGQGQNGKLKPGNTLPVPEATGKGQRRMSDPESVSSVFSDTPIVV; this comes from the coding sequence ATGCAACCCCAGCGTGACCCGCGAGGCCTCTGGCTCCTGCTGCTGTCCTTGTTCCTGCTCCTCTTTGAGGTGGCCAGGGCCGCCCGTCCTGTGGTTAGCTGCCCTGCTGCCTGCCTGTGCGCCAGCAACATCCTCAGTTGCTCCAAGCAGCAGCTGCCCAACGTGCCCCACTCCTTACCCAGCTACACCGCACTGTTAGACCTCAGCCACAACAACCTGAGTCGCCTGCGGGCGGAGTGGACGCCCACACGCCTGATCCACCTGCAGTCCCTGCTGCTGAGCCACAACCACCTGAACTTCATCTCCTCCGAGGCCTTTTCCCCAGTGCCCAACCTGCGCTACCTGGACCTCTCCTCCAACCAGCTCCGTACACTGGACGAGTTCCTGTTCAGTGAACTACAAGCGCTGGAGGTGCTGCTGCTCTACAATAACCATATTATGGCAGTGGACCGCTGCGCCTTCGACGACATGACCCAGCTGCAGAAACTCTACTTGAGCCAGAACCAGATTTCCCGCTTCCCTCTGGAGCTGGTTAAGGAAGGAGCCAAGCTACCCAAACTAACACTCCTGGATCTCTCCTCCAACAAGCTGAAGAACTTGCCATTGCCCGACCTGCAGAAGCTGCCGGCATGGGTCAAGAACGGGCTGTACCTGCACAACAACCCCCTGCACTGTGACTGTGAGCTCTACCAGCTCTTTTCGCACTGGCAGTACCGGCAGCTGAGCTCCGTGATGGACTTTCAGGAGGACCTGTACTGTATGAGCTCCAAAAAGCTGCACAATGTCTTCAACCTGAGTTTCCTCAACTGCAGCGAGTACAAGGAGCGTGCCTGGGAAGCCCACTTGGGTGACACCTTGACCATCAAGTGTGACACCAAGCAGCAGGGCATGACCAAGGTGTGGGTGACGCCAAGCAATGAACGGGTGCTAGATGAGGTGGCCAACAGCACAGTGACCGTGTCCAAGGACGGCAGTCTTCATTTCCAGCAGGTGCAGGTTGAGGATGGGGGTGTGTACACCTGCTACGCCATGGGGGAGGCTTTCAACGAGACACTGTCTGTGGAGTTGAAAGTGTATAATTTCACCTTGCACGGACACCACGACACCCTCAACACAGCCTATACCACCCTAGTGGGCTGTATCCTCAGTGTGGTCCTGGTCCTCATATACCTGTACCTAACCCCTTGCCGATGCTGGTGCCGGGGTGTCGAGAAACCATCCAGCCATCAAGGAGACAGCCTCAGCTCTTCCATGCTTAGTACCACACCCAATCACGATCCTATGGCCGGTGGGGACAAGGATGATGGTTTTGACCGGCGGGTGGCTTTCCTGGAGCCTGCTGGCCCCGGGCAGGGTCAAAATGGCAAGCTGAAGCCAGGCAACACCCTGCCAGTGCCCGAGGCAACAGGCAAGGGCCAGCGGAGGATGTCGGATCCAGAATCGGTCAGCTCGGTCTTCTCTGATACACCCATTGTGGTGTGA